The Flavobacterium marginilacus genome window below encodes:
- a CDS encoding MATE family efflux transporter, whose translation MNFSKYTQEFAYNIKLAYPVILGMLGHTLIGIVDNYMVGNLGSTELAAVSLGNSFIFLAMAIGIGFSTAITPLVAEADAEKNDKKIRTTFHHGLLLCTVLGISLFIITVLSKQLMYYMNQPEAVVLLAAPYVDWVAFSLIPVVMYQGYKQFADGLSLTKYSMYSIILTNVVHVFFNYVLIYGFWFFPKLGVTGAALGTVISRIMMVVFMHYLMKHNAVMHKYFKNFTFKEIKKSIIKKIINLGIPSAMQMLFEVTLFTAAIWLSGSLGKNSQAANQIALILASSTFMVAMGLSVTAMIRVGHSRGVADYKNLIIVARSIFLLAIITEAFFALIFVVFHNYLPHLFLNMHDPAQTLDNKEIIMITSKLLLIAAIFQISDGIQVVVLGALRGLQDVKVPMYITFVAYWIVGFPISFYLGKYTDLKAVGVWIGLLAGLTAAALFLYIRFVRLTKKLVTQHTDKEV comes from the coding sequence ATGAATTTTTCTAAATACACCCAAGAATTTGCATATAATATTAAGTTGGCTTACCCGGTAATTTTAGGAATGCTTGGACATACTCTTATAGGTATTGTTGATAATTATATGGTTGGAAATCTAGGCTCTACCGAACTGGCGGCAGTTTCCTTGGGGAATAGTTTTATCTTTTTGGCTATGGCCATCGGAATAGGATTTTCTACAGCAATTACACCTTTGGTGGCAGAAGCAGATGCCGAAAAAAATGATAAAAAGATCCGAACTACGTTTCATCATGGCCTGCTGTTATGTACTGTTTTGGGAATCTCATTGTTCATTATAACTGTGCTGTCAAAGCAGTTAATGTATTATATGAATCAGCCAGAAGCAGTGGTTTTACTAGCCGCTCCTTATGTTGACTGGGTTGCTTTTTCCTTGATTCCGGTTGTGATGTATCAGGGATATAAGCAATTTGCTGACGGTTTGTCTTTGACGAAATATTCGATGTATTCGATTATTCTGACCAATGTGGTTCACGTTTTTTTTAATTATGTACTGATTTATGGATTTTGGTTTTTTCCAAAATTAGGCGTGACGGGAGCAGCATTGGGAACGGTTATTTCCAGAATAATGATGGTCGTTTTTATGCATTATCTGATGAAGCACAATGCTGTGATGCATAAATATTTTAAAAATTTCACTTTCAAAGAAATCAAAAAATCAATAATCAAAAAAATTATTAACCTTGGAATCCCTTCTGCAATGCAGATGCTGTTTGAGGTGACTTTGTTTACGGCTGCAATATGGCTTTCGGGATCGCTGGGAAAAAACAGTCAGGCGGCGAATCAGATTGCGCTTATATTAGCATCGTCAACATTTATGGTAGCAATGGGTTTGAGTGTTACCGCGATGATTCGTGTGGGGCATTCCAGAGGTGTGGCAGACTATAAAAATTTGATTATTGTAGCCCGATCTATCTTTTTATTAGCAATAATTACCGAAGCTTTCTTTGCATTAATCTTTGTAGTTTTTCATAATTATCTGCCGCATTTGTTTCTGAATATGCACGATCCAGCACAAACTTTAGATAATAAAGAAATCATTATGATTACTTCAAAATTATTATTGATAGCCGCTATTTTTCAAATTTCAGATGGAATTCAGGTTGTAGTTCTTGGAGCTTTGAGAGGTCTGCAGGATGTAAAAGTTCCTATGTACATTACGTTTGTTGCCTATTGGATAGTTGGTTTTCCTATTTCTTTTTATTTGGGGAAATATACTGATTTGAAAGCCGTGGGGGTCTGGATCGGACTTTTGGCGGGACTGACGGCGGCGGCTTTATTTTTATATATTCGATTTGTACGCCTGACAAAAAAACTGGTTACACAGCATACTGATAAAGAAGTTTAG
- a CDS encoding SusC/RagA family TonB-linked outer membrane protein, which produces MRLNMYCFKSKENLFFRKKIFHTVVFLFVFCASFSQQKIKGIIKDNNGIPLSGVTITEKNMSNSVLSDFDGKFEIVLKKENSNLLFTYIGFKDKEVVTANKSQIEVFLASSTQELTEVVVVGYGTQKKSRVTSAIASIKEKDFTKGAINDASDLIKGKVAGLTISNGSGDPGSGPNISLRGISTLKGSTGPLVLINGVPGGIDTVAPNEIASIDVLKDASAAAIYGTRGANGVILITTKTVNKETAPTITYSTFATISNFYNKAKFLDAGQQRALRSQGLTIPFADGGADTDWLDEISGSGFAQNHNLALKGGSAKTNYVVNLNYVNQSGVFVNTFNKEYRFSFDVNHSMFKDKLRINLSLLNGTQNMGLSEGTAAYAYRQAMIRNPTAPVYNPDGTYNEDLNKLQYYNPVAIMNETTQDRNNTWQRFTANLTLDLLPGWDVGAQLSKNKNTGLNGYSESKKHYSNTINKRNGVASRDTGTSDNDYVEITSKYHKIFDKHEFTVLGGYSYQYSLNQGFSANNYDFPTDAFSYNNLGAGNAISDGYQYAMGSYKGDSKLIGFFGRANYNFDSKYDLLFSIRREGSSKFGDNHKWGSFPAVSAGWSINKESFLKDVSYVNALKLRAGYGETGVIPGGSYLSKTLYRYDGYFFSDGKWVKGLVPDQNPNPDLRWEKTAEVNIGLDFGFLNNRISGSFDVYSKKTSDMLWDYNVPTPPNLIGNITANVGKMENKGFEILLNTIPVKTDNFSWNSSMTFSHNENKLTSLSNDFYSIENEFVNTGNTGDPISFATHRLEVGQSIGNFWGLKSVDITQGMSKPEDNGKWIIELPDGTRKTLTTEMYNDDNKQYLGNGIPKYLAGWTNTFTYKKFDLSVVLTGAFDFQILNTQRMFYENPTIAYNMLDSAFDKVYGKSVLNYNQTYVSYYLEKGDYVKVDNITLSYNFDVTPFKIINAMRLYVSGNNLATFTKYKGLDPEIQRGDPLSQGMDNRDKYPSTTGITLGLNVTF; this is translated from the coding sequence ATGAGACTAAATATGTATTGTTTTAAAAGTAAAGAAAATCTTTTCTTTAGAAAAAAGATTTTTCATACTGTTGTTTTTCTGTTTGTATTTTGTGCATCATTTTCACAGCAGAAAATTAAAGGTATAATAAAGGATAATAATGGTATACCTCTATCCGGAGTGACAATTACAGAAAAGAATATGTCCAATTCTGTATTGTCCGATTTTGATGGAAAATTTGAGATTGTACTAAAAAAGGAAAATTCTAATTTGCTTTTTACTTATATAGGATTTAAAGATAAGGAAGTAGTAACTGCAAATAAAAGCCAAATTGAAGTATTTCTAGCAAGTAGTACGCAAGAATTGACCGAAGTAGTTGTAGTAGGATACGGTACTCAAAAAAAATCAAGAGTTACCAGTGCCATTGCCAGTATAAAAGAAAAAGATTTTACAAAAGGAGCAATTAATGATGCTTCTGATCTTATTAAAGGCAAAGTCGCAGGTCTAACCATTAGCAATGGTTCTGGAGATCCAGGATCTGGACCAAATATTTCATTGCGTGGAATTTCTACTTTAAAAGGAAGCACTGGCCCTTTGGTCTTAATTAATGGTGTTCCAGGTGGTATAGATACCGTTGCTCCAAATGAAATCGCTTCGATAGATGTGTTGAAAGATGCTTCGGCCGCAGCAATTTATGGAACAAGAGGAGCCAATGGAGTAATTCTCATTACCACAAAGACCGTTAATAAAGAAACAGCTCCAACCATTACCTATTCGACATTTGCTACAATATCTAACTTTTATAATAAAGCTAAATTTTTAGATGCTGGTCAGCAGAGAGCTTTGCGTTCTCAAGGATTGACAATACCTTTTGCTGATGGTGGAGCTGATACAGATTGGTTAGACGAAATATCAGGAAGCGGATTTGCTCAAAATCATAATTTAGCTTTAAAAGGTGGAAGTGCAAAAACGAATTATGTAGTAAACCTTAATTATGTAAATCAGTCTGGAGTTTTTGTTAACACCTTTAATAAAGAGTACCGATTTTCATTTGATGTGAATCATTCCATGTTCAAAGATAAGTTAAGAATTAATTTAAGCTTATTAAATGGTACACAAAACATGGGGCTTTCAGAAGGAACAGCTGCCTATGCTTATAGACAAGCTATGATTAGAAATCCTACTGCTCCTGTATATAATCCAGATGGGACATATAATGAAGATCTTAATAAGCTTCAGTATTATAACCCTGTTGCCATTATGAATGAAACAACACAAGATAGAAATAATACTTGGCAACGATTTACGGCTAATTTAACACTTGATTTATTGCCAGGCTGGGATGTAGGAGCACAGTTGTCAAAAAATAAAAATACAGGTTTAAATGGATATTCTGAAAGTAAAAAGCATTATTCAAATACTATAAATAAACGAAATGGAGTAGCTTCAAGAGATACAGGAACTTCAGATAATGATTATGTAGAAATAACATCTAAATACCATAAGATTTTTGACAAACATGAGTTTACGGTTTTAGGGGGGTATAGTTACCAATATTCATTAAATCAAGGATTTTCTGCCAATAATTATGATTTCCCTACAGATGCTTTTTCTTATAATAATTTAGGCGCTGGAAATGCTATATCAGATGGATATCAATATGCAATGGGAAGTTATAAAGGTGATAGTAAATTAATTGGTTTCTTTGGTAGAGCTAACTATAATTTTGACAGTAAATATGATTTATTGTTCAGTATTAGGCGAGAAGGTTCCTCTAAGTTTGGAGACAATCATAAATGGGGTAGTTTTCCAGCTGTTTCTGCAGGATGGAGTATAAATAAAGAATCATTTTTGAAAGATGTATCTTATGTTAATGCTTTAAAGTTAAGAGCTGGATATGGAGAAACAGGAGTAATTCCAGGAGGTTCTTATTTGTCTAAAACATTGTATAGATATGATGGTTATTTTTTCAGTGACGGAAAATGGGTTAAAGGATTAGTTCCTGATCAAAATCCTAATCCCGACTTACGCTGGGAGAAAACGGCAGAGGTAAACATTGGTCTTGACTTTGGATTTTTGAATAATAGAATTAGTGGAAGCTTTGATGTCTATAGCAAAAAAACAAGCGACATGCTTTGGGATTATAATGTGCCAACTCCTCCTAATTTGATTGGTAATATTACTGCAAATGTTGGTAAAATGGAGAACAAGGGATTTGAAATTCTTTTGAACACAATTCCAGTTAAAACAGATAATTTTTCATGGAATTCTTCAATGACTTTTTCTCATAATGAAAATAAGTTGACTAGTCTTTCTAATGATTTTTACTCAATAGAGAACGAATTTGTCAATACAGGGAATACTGGAGATCCAATCTCATTTGCAACTCATAGGCTGGAAGTAGGGCAATCAATAGGTAATTTTTGGGGATTAAAATCAGTGGATATTACACAAGGTATGTCTAAACCTGAAGATAATGGAAAATGGATTATTGAATTACCAGACGGTACAAGAAAAACACTAACAACAGAAATGTATAATGATGATAATAAACAATATTTAGGGAATGGTATTCCTAAATATTTGGCAGGCTGGACGAATACTTTTACCTACAAAAAATTCGATTTAAGTGTGGTTTTAACAGGGGCTTTCGATTTTCAAATACTAAATACACAACGTATGTTTTATGAAAACCCAACGATTGCTTACAATATGTTAGATAGTGCATTCGATAAAGTGTATGGCAAATCGGTGTTAAATTATAACCAAACGTATGTTAGTTATTATCTTGAAAAAGGTGATTATGTGAAAGTAGACAACATTACTTTATCTTATAATTTCGATGTCACCCCATTTAAGATTATAAATGCAATGCGATTGTATGTGTCTGGAAATAATTTAGCCACATTTACCAAATACAAAGGTTTAGATCCAGAGATACAAAGAGGTGATCCTTTGTCACAGGGGATGGACAATAGAGATAAATATCCAAGTACTACTGGTATAACTTTAGGTTTAAATGTAACTTTCTAA
- a CDS encoding ArnT family glycosyltransferase, with translation MSKLTDNYAFWLFAVACLMLFPHLDVIETNIMESRNFITAREMVTSNHWILTTLNDLPRYEKPPLPTWLTAISGIVFGFNTIYGMRLPVVLITLLLVFGTFRLSEKIGLSKQQSFHNGLILITSFYIYFAGRDNQWDMYTHSFMIICIFFLWNLLNTPNKPLLNAVLAGLFFGFSFLSKGPISVYALLLPFLIAYGFTYKFQLKDKKIYLIIIFVIGLIIGLSWPLYVKWADPATYLQVTKIESSRWGNYNTKPFYYYWSFFTQSGIWTVPAFIALLYPYLKSRVTNLKAYQFTLLWTLASVVLLSIVPEKKSRYLLPVLIPMALNTGFYIEYLIQNFKNISQKKEKGIVYFAFGLIVLICFAIPVVIFIKVKNDLAGFEFWLIGLTLSLFTIGYLLLTNLKKQNFKKVFYSVIAVQAAVIVFGIPFTKLILKNPDYASAKAIRDNEKKLGIKSYELKAFTPEIIWDYGYSIPILLNEKTNKLNLPVENKFGLLAFKKDSITAKKEFSSYTIKETSYIDLNHVPKESKKHNDRLTRIYYIVTKK, from the coding sequence ATGTCAAAATTAACGGATAACTACGCTTTTTGGCTGTTTGCTGTAGCCTGCCTCATGCTTTTCCCCCATTTAGATGTTATTGAAACCAACATCATGGAATCGCGTAACTTCATTACAGCCAGAGAAATGGTTACCAGCAACCATTGGATACTGACAACACTAAACGATTTGCCACGTTATGAAAAACCGCCGTTACCAACCTGGCTTACAGCAATTTCTGGAATTGTTTTTGGTTTTAACACTATTTACGGCATGCGTCTGCCTGTAGTTTTAATAACATTACTGCTTGTTTTTGGCACTTTTAGACTTTCAGAAAAAATTGGTTTGTCCAAACAGCAGAGTTTTCACAACGGACTGATTTTAATTACCTCTTTTTATATTTATTTCGCTGGAAGAGACAATCAATGGGACATGTACACTCACAGTTTCATGATAATCTGCATATTTTTTTTATGGAATTTATTGAATACCCCTAATAAACCGCTTCTTAATGCTGTATTGGCAGGATTATTTTTTGGTTTCTCCTTTTTGAGCAAAGGACCAATTTCAGTTTATGCTTTATTACTGCCTTTTTTAATTGCCTACGGATTTACCTATAAATTTCAATTAAAAGACAAAAAAATATATCTTATAATCATTTTTGTAATCGGCTTGATTATTGGTCTGTCATGGCCTTTATATGTAAAATGGGCAGACCCTGCGACCTATCTGCAGGTCACCAAAATAGAAAGCAGCCGATGGGGAAATTATAACACCAAACCTTTTTATTATTACTGGAGCTTTTTTACCCAAAGCGGAATCTGGACAGTTCCTGCTTTTATTGCATTGCTTTACCCATATTTAAAAAGCAGAGTTACTAACCTTAAAGCGTATCAGTTTACGCTGTTATGGACATTGGCATCGGTGGTATTGCTTTCGATAGTGCCTGAAAAAAAATCGAGATACTTACTGCCCGTTTTAATTCCGATGGCACTGAATACCGGATTTTATATTGAATATTTAATTCAGAATTTCAAAAACATCAGTCAAAAAAAAGAAAAAGGAATCGTTTATTTTGCTTTTGGACTTATTGTACTTATTTGTTTTGCTATTCCTGTTGTGATTTTTATCAAAGTAAAAAATGATTTAGCTGGATTCGAATTTTGGCTGATCGGCTTGACTCTTTCATTGTTTACAATAGGTTATTTATTGCTTACCAATCTTAAAAAACAAAATTTCAAAAAAGTATTTTATAGCGTAATAGCTGTACAAGCGGCAGTAATTGTTTTTGGAATACCGTTTACCAAACTCATTCTAAAAAATCCAGATTACGCCAGCGCAAAAGCAATTAGAGACAATGAAAAAAAACTGGGCATTAAAAGCTATGAATTGAAAGCATTTACTCCCGAAATAATTTGGGATTACGGATATAGCATCCCTATTTTATTAAATGAAAAAACCAATAAACTAAACTTACCTGTTGAGAATAAATTTGGTTTACTGGCTTTTAAAAAAGACAGTATTACTGCCAAAAAAGAATTCAGCAGTTACACTATAAAGGAGACTTCGTATATAGATCTAAATCACGTTCCAAAAGAATCAAAGAAACATAACGACCGATTGACAAGAATATATTATATCGTTACAAAGAAATAA
- a CDS encoding NAD-dependent epimerase/dehydratase family protein, with protein sequence MKILVTGAAGYIGSHVAERLKSLGNEVVGLDNFSDYYDVSLKKLNAKALEEKGIRIEKIDLRYSEELQNLPADFNYIFHFAAQPGISAASSFEDYLGNNVIGTKNLLDFAFKNKNLNLFVNIATSSIYGIHAAFDESVPPTPVSHYGVTKLAAEQLVLESSRLGDIKACSLRLYSVYGPRERPEKLYTKLIANAFKNIPFPLYKGSENHLRSFTYVQDIVDGVVSVIGLEDIVNNEIINLGTEEENTTQHGIEIVEQILNKKIDLQIVEARSGDQLRTKAVIDKARKLLDYNPKTSLYEGLKVQVEWYQNNFL encoded by the coding sequence ATGAAAATATTGGTTACCGGTGCAGCAGGATATATTGGTTCACATGTCGCTGAAAGGCTGAAATCACTTGGAAATGAGGTGGTAGGTTTGGATAATTTTTCAGATTATTACGATGTGTCTTTAAAAAAGCTCAATGCAAAAGCTTTAGAAGAAAAAGGTATTAGGATTGAGAAAATAGATTTGCGTTACAGTGAGGAACTTCAAAACTTACCAGCAGATTTTAATTATATTTTTCATTTTGCGGCACAGCCAGGTATTTCTGCAGCTTCTAGTTTTGAAGATTATTTAGGGAATAATGTAATCGGTACCAAAAATTTACTTGATTTTGCATTTAAAAATAAAAATTTAAATCTTTTTGTAAATATTGCAACTTCTTCTATTTATGGAATTCATGCAGCTTTTGATGAATCAGTTCCTCCCACACCTGTTTCTCATTATGGAGTGACAAAGCTGGCAGCTGAGCAATTGGTTTTGGAAAGCAGCAGGCTTGGTGATATAAAAGCGTGTTCTTTGCGGCTGTATTCTGTTTATGGACCAAGGGAAAGACCTGAAAAGTTGTATACTAAACTGATTGCAAATGCTTTTAAAAACATTCCCTTTCCATTATATAAAGGAAGTGAGAATCACTTGAGGAGTTTTACGTATGTCCAAGATATAGTAGACGGTGTGGTTAGTGTTATTGGTTTGGAAGATATAGTGAATAATGAAATCATCAATTTGGGGACTGAAGAAGAAAATACAACACAGCATGGTATTGAAATTGTTGAGCAAATATTAAATAAAAAAATTGATCTGCAGATTGTAGAGGCTAGGAGCGGCGATCAGCTGCGGACAAAAGCAGTGATTGATAAAGCAAGGAAATTATTAGATTATAATCCCAAAACCAGTTTGTATGAAGGACTGAAAGTGCAGGTAGAATGGTATCAGAATAATTTTTTATAA
- a CDS encoding RNA polymerase sigma factor: MHRDAQRQVYELMAPKLYRTCKRYLKKEEEIEEALADAFYTIFTKLDQLKEFGAFEAWSRKIAVNHCLATIKKKTNFNLYLDDVKTISQPFTDEVTELEEEDLLNLLNHIPDGCKTIFNLFVIEGFSHKEIAAMLNISEGTSKSQLNASKTKLKELVNNLYYQKAK; the protein is encoded by the coding sequence ATGCACCGCGATGCCCAGCGTCAGGTGTATGAGCTTATGGCTCCCAAATTGTATCGCACCTGCAAGCGTTACCTAAAGAAAGAAGAAGAAATAGAAGAAGCCTTGGCCGATGCTTTTTATACTATTTTTACCAAACTCGATCAACTGAAAGAGTTTGGCGCTTTTGAAGCCTGGTCTCGAAAAATCGCAGTCAATCATTGTTTGGCGACGATTAAGAAAAAGACCAATTTCAATTTATATCTCGATGATGTCAAAACTATTTCTCAGCCATTTACAGACGAAGTAACAGAACTTGAGGAAGAAGATTTACTCAATTTGCTAAATCATATTCCAGACGGCTGCAAAACCATTTTTAATCTTTTCGTTATCGAAGGTTTCAGTCACAAAGAAATTGCGGCTATGCTTAACATTTCCGAAGGCACTTCTAAATCACAATTGAATGCTTCGAAAACCAAGCTCAAAGAGTTAGTAAACAATTTGTATTACCAAAAAGCGAAATAG
- a CDS encoding lipid-A-disaccharide synthase N-terminal domain-containing protein: MNSIIVYSIGFIAQILFSSRMILQWIISEKNKKVLTPVLFWEISLFASFLLFVYGYFRHDFSIMLGQTITYYIYIRNIQLQNDWKKLHILLRWFVVLFPFFIIGYGYNNNVIDVDFLFKNEKIPQWLLWTGIIGQVLFTLRFVYQWIYSEKKKDSVLPLGFWIISLIGSLIIFIYAIIRKDPVLLAGHAIGLVIYTRNIIIIKKDVKING, translated from the coding sequence ATGAACAGCATCATCGTCTATTCGATAGGTTTTATTGCCCAGATTTTGTTTTCGAGCAGAATGATACTTCAATGGATTATTTCTGAAAAAAACAAAAAGGTACTTACGCCAGTTTTATTTTGGGAAATCAGCTTATTTGCTTCCTTTTTGCTATTTGTTTACGGTTATTTCAGACATGATTTTTCGATTATGCTGGGACAGACAATTACCTATTACATTTACATTCGAAACATTCAATTGCAGAACGACTGGAAAAAACTGCATATTCTTTTGAGATGGTTTGTAGTTCTTTTTCCCTTTTTTATAATTGGATACGGATACAATAACAATGTAATAGATGTAGATTTCCTGTTTAAAAACGAAAAAATTCCGCAATGGCTGCTTTGGACAGGAATAATAGGTCAAGTACTATTTACATTGCGTTTTGTGTATCAATGGATTTATTCTGAAAAGAAAAAAGATTCAGTTTTACCCTTAGGCTTTTGGATTATCAGCCTGATCGGATCTCTTATCATATTTATTTATGCAATAATTCGAAAAGATCCTGTATTACTGGCAGGTCACGCGATTGGTTTAGTCATTTATACCAGAAATATAATAATCATAAAAAAGGATGTCAAAATTAACGGATAA
- a CDS encoding glycosyltransferase family 2 protein — MNFELTIIIPVYNEEDNLNRVHQEMKQFLSISKKKTKILFVNDGSKDGSQILIEKICKDSEDFTFISFEKNAGLSAAIKAGFDYTDTPWVGYIDADLQTAPEDFNILMEYAGEFDLVTGVRSNRKDSFTKNMSSKIANGIRRTFTDDGMDDTGCPLKIIRTDMAKRIPMFNGLHRFLPAMILLQNGKIKQTPVRHFQRIAGVSKFNLWNRLLGPLQDCFAYLWMKKKYINYSIAKQG; from the coding sequence ATGAATTTTGAATTAACAATCATTATACCCGTATATAACGAAGAAGATAACCTAAATCGTGTACATCAGGAAATGAAACAGTTTTTGAGCATTTCCAAAAAAAAGACAAAAATTCTGTTTGTCAATGATGGTTCCAAAGACGGCAGTCAAATTTTAATTGAAAAAATCTGCAAAGACAGCGAAGACTTTACCTTTATTTCTTTTGAAAAAAATGCAGGTTTAAGCGCTGCTATAAAAGCTGGTTTTGATTACACAGATACTCCTTGGGTTGGCTATATTGATGCCGATCTGCAGACTGCTCCTGAGGATTTTAATATACTGATGGAATATGCAGGAGAATTTGATTTGGTTACAGGAGTAAGATCAAACCGAAAAGATTCTTTTACAAAGAACATGTCTTCTAAAATTGCCAACGGTATCCGAAGAACTTTTACCGATGACGGCATGGACGATACTGGCTGTCCTTTGAAAATTATCCGAACCGATATGGCAAAAAGAATCCCAATGTTCAATGGACTGCACCGTTTTTTACCCGCCATGATTCTGCTGCAGAACGGCAAAATCAAACAGACTCCAGTGAGACATTTCCAAAGAATAGCAGGTGTTTCCAAATTCAATCTATGGAACCGTTTATTGGGTCCGTTACAAGACTGCTTTGCTTATTTATGGATGAAAAAAAAATACATCAATTACAGCATAGCTAAACAAGGATAA
- a CDS encoding DUF6929 family protein, with protein sequence MEKFTLEILFHIIGIGSASGLIYKDNSLFIIGDNSGFLYEYAIPSQTLQQHKIIENATANIIKSEKPDFEAITHFGDTLYVFGSGSTQKRNAMVEINTLQKEIRTNDLTDLYGVMQSFGEIKPEDFNIEGAIYTGEEWYLFNRGNGESAKNTVFTVQGKNLVNEFKILSNSYKLPKIKGVRSSFTDAVLLDGKIYFLATAEDTKSTYHDGEILGSFIGCIDTKTMKIDFTKKISDTQKFEGITVYQNSGNSIEFLLCEDKDTEVLETTIYKLSIPKHK encoded by the coding sequence ATGGAAAAATTCACACTTGAAATTCTTTTTCACATCATCGGAATTGGTTCTGCCTCCGGACTCATCTACAAAGATAACAGCTTATTTATCATTGGCGACAATAGCGGATTTTTATACGAATACGCCATTCCCTCACAAACCTTGCAGCAGCATAAAATCATAGAAAACGCAACCGCAAATATTATAAAAAGCGAGAAACCCGATTTTGAGGCTATTACTCATTTTGGAGACACGCTTTATGTTTTTGGTTCAGGATCTACCCAAAAAAGAAACGCGATGGTAGAAATTAATACCCTGCAAAAAGAAATCCGAACAAACGATCTTACCGATTTATACGGGGTAATGCAAAGTTTCGGCGAAATCAAACCCGAAGATTTTAATATTGAAGGCGCCATTTACACTGGCGAAGAATGGTATTTATTCAACCGAGGCAATGGCGAATCGGCAAAAAATACAGTTTTCACCGTTCAAGGCAAAAACTTAGTAAACGAATTCAAAATTCTTTCTAACAGTTATAAATTACCCAAAATAAAAGGAGTACGAAGCAGTTTTACAGATGCTGTTCTGCTCGATGGCAAAATTTATTTCCTTGCAACTGCCGAAGATACTAAGTCAACTTACCACGATGGCGAAATCCTGGGAAGCTTCATTGGCTGTATTGATACCAAAACAATGAAAATCGACTTTACCAAAAAAATCAGTGACACCCAAAAATTCGAAGGAATTACCGTTTATCAAAACAGCGGCAATTCAATTGAGTTTTTGCTTTGCGAAGACAAAGACACCGAAGTTTTAGAAACCACTATTTATAAATTATCCATTCCAAAACATAAATAA